In Plodia interpunctella isolate USDA-ARS_2022_Savannah chromosome 19, ilPloInte3.2, whole genome shotgun sequence, a genomic segment contains:
- the Rga gene encoding regulator of gene activity isoform X2, producing the protein MRRRTSSKNSPQKPQVMANLNFQQAPRSLGSGGVGGRVSSGLVGGVSGHVTPTFGGALSPGRGSTAMPGGAPPSMASRATLFGQRAFADRRVPMPTTLSQQPNSNSMSSMGNLSRFNAGSNYHSVFGEGGDTSTPPLLDLSEFPSLTARGAGDQAPAAAPPPPGSKPYVGMVKQPTSEQSEFTMSSEDFPALPGTSGGGGAPDQPDYSHSDKLRKQGIQTDADGKVTNIPDTMIPNQFGIVGLLTFIRAAETDPSLVSLALGQDLTALGLNLNSPDNLYLTFAGPWADTPCRPQDLDYHVPPEYLINGSIREKLAPLRLSRYKEDLLFYLFYCFVGDVLQIAAAAELYNREWRYHMEEKVWISQAPGMPMVEKTTTYERGTYYFFDAHNWRKVAKEFHLDYSKLEGRPQLPPHVLT; encoded by the exons ATGCGGCGACGGACATCCAGTAAAAACTCTCCACAGAAACCTCAA GTTATGGCAAACTTGAATTTTCAGCAAGCACCAAGAAGCCTAGGGAGCGGCGGCGTGGGCGGACGCGTGAGCTCAGGTCTAGTGGGGGGAGTGTCGGGGCATGTGACGCCCACGTTCGGGGGCGCGCTGTCGCCGGGCCGGGGCTCCACGGCCATGCCCGGCGGCGCTCCGCCCTCCATGGCCTCCAGAGCGACGCTCTTCGGCCAGCGAGCGTTTGCTGACAGGAGGGTGCCCATGCCCACCACACTGTCACAGCAACCCAACTCTAATTCcatg TCGAGTATGGGCAACCTATCTCGATTCAACGCCGGCAGCAACTACCACTCGGTATTTGGAGAAGGCGGCGACACGTCGACGCCGCCCCTCCTGGACCTCAGTGAGTTCCCCTCGCTGACGGCGCGGGGCGCCGGCGACCAGgcgcccgccgccgcgccTCCGCCCCCCGGCTCTAAACCTTACG TGGGTATGGTGAAGCAGCCGACGTCGGAGCAGTCGGAGTTCACGATGTCGTCGGAGGACTTCCCCGCGCTGCCGGGCACgtcgggcggcggcggcgcgcccGACCAGCCCGACTACAGCCACAGCGACAAGCTGCGCAAGCAGGGCATCCAGACCGACGCCGACG gtaaaGTAACGAACATACCAGACACGATGATTCCTAACCAGTTCGGCATCGTGGGCCTGCTGACGTTCATCCGGGCGGCCGAGACTGACCCCAGCCTGGTGTCGTTGGCGCTAGGGCAGGATCTCACAGCGTTAGGGTTGAATTTAAATTCGCCTGACAACCTTTATCTCACCTTCGCTGGACCTTGGGCGGATACGCCCTGCAG ACCACAAGACTTAGATTACCACGTGCCTCCCGAATACCTGATAAACGGCTCTATCAGAGAAAAGCTGGCGCCTCTGCGACTGAGTCGATATAAGGAAGACCTGCTATTCTACTTGTTCTACTGCTTCGTCGGCGACGTGCTGCAGATAGCCGCCGCCGCTGAGTT ATACAACCGCGAGTGGCGGTACCACATGGAGGAGAAGGTGTGGATCTCGCAAGCGCCGGGCATGCCCATGGTGGAGAAGACCACCACCTACGAGCGCGGCACCTACTACTTCTTTGATGCGCACAACTGGCGCAAG GTGGCGAAGGAATTCCACCTGGACTACAGCAAGCTGGAGGGGCGGCCGCAGCTGCCGCCGCACGTGCTGACGTAG
- the Rga gene encoding regulator of gene activity isoform X1: MRRRTSSKNSPQKPQVMANLNFQQAPRSLGSGGVGGRVSSGLVGGVSGHVTPTFGGALSPGRGSTAMPGGAPPSMASRATLFGQRAFADRRVPMPTTLSQQPNSNSMSSMGNLSRFNAGSNYHSVFGEGGDTSTPPLLDLSEFPSLTARGAGDQAPAAAPPPPGSKPYVGMVKQPTSEQSEFTMSSEDFPALPGTSGGGGAPDQPDYSHSDKLRKQGIQTDADVIPPPAPAEIYGKVTNIPDTMIPNQFGIVGLLTFIRAAETDPSLVSLALGQDLTALGLNLNSPDNLYLTFAGPWADTPCRPQDLDYHVPPEYLINGSIREKLAPLRLSRYKEDLLFYLFYCFVGDVLQIAAAAELYNREWRYHMEEKVWISQAPGMPMVEKTTTYERGTYYFFDAHNWRKVAKEFHLDYSKLEGRPQLPPHVLT, translated from the exons ATGCGGCGACGGACATCCAGTAAAAACTCTCCACAGAAACCTCAA GTTATGGCAAACTTGAATTTTCAGCAAGCACCAAGAAGCCTAGGGAGCGGCGGCGTGGGCGGACGCGTGAGCTCAGGTCTAGTGGGGGGAGTGTCGGGGCATGTGACGCCCACGTTCGGGGGCGCGCTGTCGCCGGGCCGGGGCTCCACGGCCATGCCCGGCGGCGCTCCGCCCTCCATGGCCTCCAGAGCGACGCTCTTCGGCCAGCGAGCGTTTGCTGACAGGAGGGTGCCCATGCCCACCACACTGTCACAGCAACCCAACTCTAATTCcatg TCGAGTATGGGCAACCTATCTCGATTCAACGCCGGCAGCAACTACCACTCGGTATTTGGAGAAGGCGGCGACACGTCGACGCCGCCCCTCCTGGACCTCAGTGAGTTCCCCTCGCTGACGGCGCGGGGCGCCGGCGACCAGgcgcccgccgccgcgccTCCGCCCCCCGGCTCTAAACCTTACG TGGGTATGGTGAAGCAGCCGACGTCGGAGCAGTCGGAGTTCACGATGTCGTCGGAGGACTTCCCCGCGCTGCCGGGCACgtcgggcggcggcggcgcgcccGACCAGCCCGACTACAGCCACAGCGACAAGCTGCGCAAGCAGGGCATCCAGACCGACGCCGACG TTATCCCACCACCAGCACCTGCGGAAATATATG gtaaaGTAACGAACATACCAGACACGATGATTCCTAACCAGTTCGGCATCGTGGGCCTGCTGACGTTCATCCGGGCGGCCGAGACTGACCCCAGCCTGGTGTCGTTGGCGCTAGGGCAGGATCTCACAGCGTTAGGGTTGAATTTAAATTCGCCTGACAACCTTTATCTCACCTTCGCTGGACCTTGGGCGGATACGCCCTGCAG ACCACAAGACTTAGATTACCACGTGCCTCCCGAATACCTGATAAACGGCTCTATCAGAGAAAAGCTGGCGCCTCTGCGACTGAGTCGATATAAGGAAGACCTGCTATTCTACTTGTTCTACTGCTTCGTCGGCGACGTGCTGCAGATAGCCGCCGCCGCTGAGTT ATACAACCGCGAGTGGCGGTACCACATGGAGGAGAAGGTGTGGATCTCGCAAGCGCCGGGCATGCCCATGGTGGAGAAGACCACCACCTACGAGCGCGGCACCTACTACTTCTTTGATGCGCACAACTGGCGCAAG GTGGCGAAGGAATTCCACCTGGACTACAGCAAGCTGGAGGGGCGGCCGCAGCTGCCGCCGCACGTGCTGACGTAG
- the Rga gene encoding regulator of gene activity isoform X3, with amino-acid sequence MANLNFQQAPRSLGSGGVGGRVSSGLVGGVSGHVTPTFGGALSPGRGSTAMPGGAPPSMASRATLFGQRAFADRRVPMPTTLSQQPNSNSMSSMGNLSRFNAGSNYHSVFGEGGDTSTPPLLDLSEFPSLTARGAGDQAPAAAPPPPGSKPYVGMVKQPTSEQSEFTMSSEDFPALPGTSGGGGAPDQPDYSHSDKLRKQGIQTDADVIPPPAPAEIYGKVTNIPDTMIPNQFGIVGLLTFIRAAETDPSLVSLALGQDLTALGLNLNSPDNLYLTFAGPWADTPCRPQDLDYHVPPEYLINGSIREKLAPLRLSRYKEDLLFYLFYCFVGDVLQIAAAAELYNREWRYHMEEKVWISQAPGMPMVEKTTTYERGTYYFFDAHNWRKVAKEFHLDYSKLEGRPQLPPHVLT; translated from the exons ATGGCAAACTTGAATTTTCAGCAAGCACCAAGAAGCCTAGGGAGCGGCGGCGTGGGCGGACGCGTGAGCTCAGGTCTAGTGGGGGGAGTGTCGGGGCATGTGACGCCCACGTTCGGGGGCGCGCTGTCGCCGGGCCGGGGCTCCACGGCCATGCCCGGCGGCGCTCCGCCCTCCATGGCCTCCAGAGCGACGCTCTTCGGCCAGCGAGCGTTTGCTGACAGGAGGGTGCCCATGCCCACCACACTGTCACAGCAACCCAACTCTAATTCcatg TCGAGTATGGGCAACCTATCTCGATTCAACGCCGGCAGCAACTACCACTCGGTATTTGGAGAAGGCGGCGACACGTCGACGCCGCCCCTCCTGGACCTCAGTGAGTTCCCCTCGCTGACGGCGCGGGGCGCCGGCGACCAGgcgcccgccgccgcgccTCCGCCCCCCGGCTCTAAACCTTACG TGGGTATGGTGAAGCAGCCGACGTCGGAGCAGTCGGAGTTCACGATGTCGTCGGAGGACTTCCCCGCGCTGCCGGGCACgtcgggcggcggcggcgcgcccGACCAGCCCGACTACAGCCACAGCGACAAGCTGCGCAAGCAGGGCATCCAGACCGACGCCGACG TTATCCCACCACCAGCACCTGCGGAAATATATG gtaaaGTAACGAACATACCAGACACGATGATTCCTAACCAGTTCGGCATCGTGGGCCTGCTGACGTTCATCCGGGCGGCCGAGACTGACCCCAGCCTGGTGTCGTTGGCGCTAGGGCAGGATCTCACAGCGTTAGGGTTGAATTTAAATTCGCCTGACAACCTTTATCTCACCTTCGCTGGACCTTGGGCGGATACGCCCTGCAG ACCACAAGACTTAGATTACCACGTGCCTCCCGAATACCTGATAAACGGCTCTATCAGAGAAAAGCTGGCGCCTCTGCGACTGAGTCGATATAAGGAAGACCTGCTATTCTACTTGTTCTACTGCTTCGTCGGCGACGTGCTGCAGATAGCCGCCGCCGCTGAGTT ATACAACCGCGAGTGGCGGTACCACATGGAGGAGAAGGTGTGGATCTCGCAAGCGCCGGGCATGCCCATGGTGGAGAAGACCACCACCTACGAGCGCGGCACCTACTACTTCTTTGATGCGCACAACTGGCGCAAG GTGGCGAAGGAATTCCACCTGGACTACAGCAAGCTGGAGGGGCGGCCGCAGCTGCCGCCGCACGTGCTGACGTAG
- the Rga gene encoding CCR4-NOT transcription complex subunit 2 isoform X5 yields the protein MANLNFQQAPRSLGSGGVGGRVSSGLVGGVSGHVTPTFGGALSPGRGSTAMPGGAPPSMASRATLFGQRAFADRRVPMPTTLSQQPNSNSMSSMGNLSRFNAGSNYHSVFGEGGDTSTPPLLDLSEFPSLTARGAGDQAPAAAPPPPGSKPYVGMVKQPTSEQSEFTMSSEDFPALPGTSGGGGAPDQPDYSHSDKLRKQGIQTDADGKVTNIPDTMIPNQFGIVGLLTFIRAAETDPSLVSLALGQDLTALGLNLNSPDNLYLTFAGPWADTPCRPQDLDYHVPPEYLINGSIREKLAPLRLSRYKEDLLFYLFYCFVGDVLQIAAAAELYNREWRYHMEEKVWISQAPGMPMVEKTTTYERGTYYFFDAHNWRKVAKEFHLDYSKLEGRPQLPPHVLT from the exons ATGGCAAACTTGAATTTTCAGCAAGCACCAAGAAGCCTAGGGAGCGGCGGCGTGGGCGGACGCGTGAGCTCAGGTCTAGTGGGGGGAGTGTCGGGGCATGTGACGCCCACGTTCGGGGGCGCGCTGTCGCCGGGCCGGGGCTCCACGGCCATGCCCGGCGGCGCTCCGCCCTCCATGGCCTCCAGAGCGACGCTCTTCGGCCAGCGAGCGTTTGCTGACAGGAGGGTGCCCATGCCCACCACACTGTCACAGCAACCCAACTCTAATTCcatg TCGAGTATGGGCAACCTATCTCGATTCAACGCCGGCAGCAACTACCACTCGGTATTTGGAGAAGGCGGCGACACGTCGACGCCGCCCCTCCTGGACCTCAGTGAGTTCCCCTCGCTGACGGCGCGGGGCGCCGGCGACCAGgcgcccgccgccgcgccTCCGCCCCCCGGCTCTAAACCTTACG TGGGTATGGTGAAGCAGCCGACGTCGGAGCAGTCGGAGTTCACGATGTCGTCGGAGGACTTCCCCGCGCTGCCGGGCACgtcgggcggcggcggcgcgcccGACCAGCCCGACTACAGCCACAGCGACAAGCTGCGCAAGCAGGGCATCCAGACCGACGCCGACG gtaaaGTAACGAACATACCAGACACGATGATTCCTAACCAGTTCGGCATCGTGGGCCTGCTGACGTTCATCCGGGCGGCCGAGACTGACCCCAGCCTGGTGTCGTTGGCGCTAGGGCAGGATCTCACAGCGTTAGGGTTGAATTTAAATTCGCCTGACAACCTTTATCTCACCTTCGCTGGACCTTGGGCGGATACGCCCTGCAG ACCACAAGACTTAGATTACCACGTGCCTCCCGAATACCTGATAAACGGCTCTATCAGAGAAAAGCTGGCGCCTCTGCGACTGAGTCGATATAAGGAAGACCTGCTATTCTACTTGTTCTACTGCTTCGTCGGCGACGTGCTGCAGATAGCCGCCGCCGCTGAGTT ATACAACCGCGAGTGGCGGTACCACATGGAGGAGAAGGTGTGGATCTCGCAAGCGCCGGGCATGCCCATGGTGGAGAAGACCACCACCTACGAGCGCGGCACCTACTACTTCTTTGATGCGCACAACTGGCGCAAG GTGGCGAAGGAATTCCACCTGGACTACAGCAAGCTGGAGGGGCGGCCGCAGCTGCCGCCGCACGTGCTGACGTAG
- the Rga gene encoding CCR4-NOT transcription complex subunit 2 isoform X4, which yields MPGGAPPSMASRATLFGQRAFADRRVPMPTTLSQQPNSNSMSSMGNLSRFNAGSNYHSVFGEGGDTSTPPLLDLSEFPSLTARGAGDQAPAAAPPPPGSKPYVGMVKQPTSEQSEFTMSSEDFPALPGTSGGGGAPDQPDYSHSDKLRKQGIQTDADVIPPPAPAEIYGKVTNIPDTMIPNQFGIVGLLTFIRAAETDPSLVSLALGQDLTALGLNLNSPDNLYLTFAGPWADTPCRPQDLDYHVPPEYLINGSIREKLAPLRLSRYKEDLLFYLFYCFVGDVLQIAAAAELYNREWRYHMEEKVWISQAPGMPMVEKTTTYERGTYYFFDAHNWRKVAKEFHLDYSKLEGRPQLPPHVLT from the exons ATGCCCGGCGGCGCTCCGCCCTCCATGGCCTCCAGAGCGACGCTCTTCGGCCAGCGAGCGTTTGCTGACAGGAGGGTGCCCATGCCCACCACACTGTCACAGCAACCCAACTCTAATTCcatg TCGAGTATGGGCAACCTATCTCGATTCAACGCCGGCAGCAACTACCACTCGGTATTTGGAGAAGGCGGCGACACGTCGACGCCGCCCCTCCTGGACCTCAGTGAGTTCCCCTCGCTGACGGCGCGGGGCGCCGGCGACCAGgcgcccgccgccgcgccTCCGCCCCCCGGCTCTAAACCTTACG TGGGTATGGTGAAGCAGCCGACGTCGGAGCAGTCGGAGTTCACGATGTCGTCGGAGGACTTCCCCGCGCTGCCGGGCACgtcgggcggcggcggcgcgcccGACCAGCCCGACTACAGCCACAGCGACAAGCTGCGCAAGCAGGGCATCCAGACCGACGCCGACG TTATCCCACCACCAGCACCTGCGGAAATATATG gtaaaGTAACGAACATACCAGACACGATGATTCCTAACCAGTTCGGCATCGTGGGCCTGCTGACGTTCATCCGGGCGGCCGAGACTGACCCCAGCCTGGTGTCGTTGGCGCTAGGGCAGGATCTCACAGCGTTAGGGTTGAATTTAAATTCGCCTGACAACCTTTATCTCACCTTCGCTGGACCTTGGGCGGATACGCCCTGCAG ACCACAAGACTTAGATTACCACGTGCCTCCCGAATACCTGATAAACGGCTCTATCAGAGAAAAGCTGGCGCCTCTGCGACTGAGTCGATATAAGGAAGACCTGCTATTCTACTTGTTCTACTGCTTCGTCGGCGACGTGCTGCAGATAGCCGCCGCCGCTGAGTT ATACAACCGCGAGTGGCGGTACCACATGGAGGAGAAGGTGTGGATCTCGCAAGCGCCGGGCATGCCCATGGTGGAGAAGACCACCACCTACGAGCGCGGCACCTACTACTTCTTTGATGCGCACAACTGGCGCAAG GTGGCGAAGGAATTCCACCTGGACTACAGCAAGCTGGAGGGGCGGCCGCAGCTGCCGCCGCACGTGCTGACGTAG
- the Cdc37 gene encoding hsp90 co-chaperone Cdc37 — translation MVDYSKWKDIELSDDEDETHPNIDTPSLFRWRHQARIERMEERRREKQEHDQRKAENIRRLGEVKRKLADSPDGPDLESLKKELAQLEKEEREIKRKEDDLKKKERLTPWNVDTISEPGFTKTVINTKQLRSKDENLTEEEKEAKMKKFIKENEKLLKQYGMLRRYDDSKKFLMEHNQLVCEETANYLVIWCINLEMEEKHDLMAHVSHQVICMQYILELSKQLDVDPRACVGSFFARIQEAEKTYKDAFDDELEQFKNRIRKRAAEKIQEAIREQEEEERKARLGPGGLDPLEVLEELPQELKDCFEKRDIPLLQATIAKMPEQEAIYHMKRCIDSGLWVPGKNDDDEDTTEGGSMPNTSAAETAEPSVSTDDID, via the exons ATGGTGGACTACAGCAAGTGGAAAGACATCGAG CTCTCTGACGATGAAGATGAGACCCATCCTAACATCGACACACCATCCTTATTCCGATGGAGGCATCAAGCGCGCATCGAGCGCATGGAAGAGCGGCGTCGAGAAAAGCAAGAACACGACCAAAGAAAAGCTGAAAACATCAGAAGATTGGGGGAAGTGAAGAGAAAGTTGGCCGACAGTCCAGATGGTCCTGACTtggaaagtttaaaaaaggaaCTAGCTCAGCTGGAGAAAGAAGAAAGAGAAATCAAGAGAAAAGAAGATGACTTGAAAAAGAAAGAGCGACTAACGCCATGGAATGTTGATACTATCAGTGAACCAGGTTTCACTAAGACTGTAATAAACACTAAACAACTAAGATCTAAAGATGAAAACTTAACTGAAGAAGAAAAGGAAGCCAAGATGAAGAAGTTTATCAAGGAAAATGAGAAGCTTCTCAAGCAGTATGGAATGCTGAGAAGATATGATGACTCAAAGAAGTTCCTGATGGAGCATAACCAACTAGTTTGTGAGGAAACTGCCAACTATTTGGTTATTTGGTGTATTAACCTGGAAATGGAGGAG AAACACGACCTGATGGCCCATGTATCCCACCAAGTTATCTGCATGCAGTACATCCTGGAGCTGTCAAAGCAACTCGATGTGGATCCCCGGGCTTGTGTTGGGTCTTTCTTTGCAAG aatcCAAGAAGCAGAAAAAACTTACAAAGATGCCTTTGATGATGAATTAGAACAGTTCAAGAATAGGATTAGAAAGCGAGCTGCAGAGAAGATCCAGGAAGCCATCCGGGAACAGGAAGAGGAGGAAAGGAAGGCCAGGTTGGGGCCCGGCGGGCTGGACCCACTTGAGGTTCTGGAAGAATTGCCCCAG GAACTGAAAGATTGTTTCGAAAAGCGCGACATCCCGCTGCTGCAAGCGACAATAGCAAAAATGCCAGAGCAAGAAGCAATCTACCATATGAAGAGATGCATAGACTCCGGACTCTGGGTGCCCGGCAagaatgatgatgatgaggatACCACTGAGGGGGGAAGCATGCCTAACACTTCCGCAGCAGAAACTGCTGAACCTTCTGTTAGCACAGATGACATAGACTGA